In a single window of the Paenibacillus sp. MMS20-IR301 genome:
- a CDS encoding response regulator → MYKVLIVDDEHFIRERLEAMIPWAEYDLEVAGVAEDGVSALEQIARLSPDIVISDIKMPDMSGLEMIAAAAALGPDIRYIILSAYGEFDYARRAIQLGVTDYLLKPTRPEELLQVLLKQVDVLAQLKLQKQRVRRNQYYEESIRSQYIQELILGNHPGYDWREECAQVGLEWMLEGELRLLLVTLEGQGTIDPSAQFAVQNVMHELLQSYEDVCTIRLSFGKWLVTTGGSRSDAELLALAQQLYGSIERFTKKKVHIMISEGGGSPLELSRLFWETEKMMDYMGGNPEEPVRFLQPSSRELAYMQWTKPMAELIQWMLAGETEQVVRWQNQLALSFLEWELGAARRWCFEWLTTIREHVQTGGGQVLPDTDDLKMRIAAQPKIKELLQFFIHELHHLIHQRHGKGAHRLIRVVLERIDSQYGGDIQLTTVAEELGISPVYLSELFKQQTGSTFRAHLLQVRMGAAIRLLKDPTLKVYEVSYKVGYNKVEHFVKLFKKEYGMTPSEYRGALV, encoded by the coding sequence ATGTACAAAGTACTGATAGTGGACGACGAGCATTTCATCCGGGAGCGGCTTGAAGCGATGATTCCCTGGGCGGAATATGATCTGGAGGTGGCCGGAGTGGCCGAGGACGGGGTAAGTGCGCTCGAGCAGATCGCCCGGCTCTCTCCGGATATTGTCATCAGCGATATCAAAATGCCGGATATGTCCGGGCTGGAGATGATCGCGGCGGCGGCTGCGCTTGGACCGGACATCCGGTATATCATTCTCAGCGCCTACGGCGAGTTCGATTATGCCCGCCGGGCGATTCAGCTGGGAGTGACCGATTATCTGCTGAAGCCGACCCGGCCGGAGGAGCTGCTGCAGGTGCTGCTGAAGCAGGTGGATGTGCTCGCTCAGCTGAAGCTGCAGAAGCAGCGTGTCCGGCGTAATCAATATTATGAGGAATCGATCCGCTCACAATATATACAGGAGCTGATTCTCGGCAATCATCCCGGCTACGATTGGCGGGAGGAGTGCGCCCAGGTAGGGCTGGAGTGGATGCTGGAGGGAGAGCTGCGGCTGCTTCTGGTGACACTGGAAGGGCAGGGGACCATTGACCCCAGTGCGCAGTTCGCCGTGCAGAATGTGATGCATGAGCTGCTGCAGTCTTATGAAGACGTTTGCACAATCCGGCTGTCCTTCGGCAAATGGCTGGTTACCACCGGAGGCAGCCGTTCAGATGCAGAGCTCTTGGCTCTAGCGCAGCAATTGTACGGAAGTATTGAGCGGTTCACCAAAAAGAAGGTACATATCATGATCTCGGAAGGGGGCGGCAGCCCGCTTGAGCTGTCCAGACTGTTCTGGGAAACGGAAAAAATGATGGACTACATGGGCGGGAATCCAGAGGAACCCGTCCGTTTCCTGCAGCCCTCCAGCCGGGAGCTGGCATACATGCAGTGGACCAAGCCGATGGCGGAGCTGATCCAGTGGATGCTGGCCGGGGAGACGGAGCAGGTCGTCCGCTGGCAGAATCAGCTGGCCCTGTCCTTCCTGGAGTGGGAGCTGGGGGCAGCACGGCGCTGGTGCTTTGAATGGCTGACTACGATCCGGGAGCATGTGCAGACCGGAGGCGGACAGGTTCTGCCTGATACAGATGATCTTAAGATGCGGATTGCCGCGCAGCCCAAGATTAAGGAACTGCTGCAGTTCTTCATCCATGAGCTGCATCACCTGATCCACCAGCGCCACGGCAAAGGCGCACACCGGCTGATCCGCGTCGTTCTTGAACGGATTGACAGCCAGTATGGCGGGGATATCCAGCTGACTACCGTAGCTGAAGAGCTGGGGATTTCCCCGGTGTATCTAAGTGAGCTATTTAAGCAGCAGACCGGAAGCACGTTCCGGGCGCATCTGCTGCAGGTCCGTATGGGTGCGGCGATCCGGCTGCTGAAGGACCCGACGCTCAAGGTGTACGAGGTCTCTTACAAGGTGGGGTACAACAAGGTGGAGCATTTCGTTAAGCTGTTCAAAAAAGAATACGGCATGACTCCCTCCGAGTACCGGGGGGCACTGGTATGA
- a CDS encoding histidine kinase, with protein sequence MSRQRLPFRRFHHKLFLLILLLTLAPILIVGTVNILVTSNLFTRQLEESSDMILSRTAAPFEQLYQEFETTERLFLHDEELVQALNSHEESVLRQIGVANRLQQFLTNIKYINGDFSVSFRLPEEHYLAHYGLPVKADPEFLQGLSLDPGALEQMYRLAGDESSGQFTWIVPVGSITRRELYGCMLISLPYSYIQDLLGAPLESGQRQYLLTDNSLEGDILMGFQGAEGDDKLRAALLRAAAEPGSGRSGSGYAEAGNYYSARQVGQNWTLLGIVPKKHVLLPLYQVYQWTAGVMGLLLLVSTLVSSRVARNFSRPIERLASLVVRKKSDGAHLNIPPLTRGDEIGILYDGMRGLLMEIREEQVLKREYHLRLLQYQINPHFLYNSLDTINWKALEHRDRELTGMIGHLTGFLRAGLDGPDVVTVEQELKHLNSYIGMQQIRYKEQFAITVDMEPGLLKQRIVKISLQPLVENAIMHGMSRQAGGNRIEIRGRRADEDSYSIEVYDNGMLLDLAKVQRLLNEREPDPASFGIRNVHERIRLYFGEAFGIQVNLLEAGKSFELRLPFTKYGNE encoded by the coding sequence ATGAGCAGACAGCGCCTGCCGTTCCGCCGGTTCCACCACAAATTATTTCTGCTGATTCTCCTGCTGACGCTGGCTCCGATTCTGATTGTCGGAACAGTAAATATACTCGTGACCTCTAATCTGTTCACCCGGCAGCTGGAGGAAAGCTCGGACATGATTCTCTCGCGCACGGCCGCTCCCTTCGAACAGCTCTATCAGGAGTTCGAAACTACGGAGCGGCTGTTTCTGCATGATGAAGAGCTGGTCCAGGCCCTGAACAGCCATGAGGAATCGGTGCTCCGGCAGATCGGGGTAGCGAACCGGCTGCAGCAGTTTCTGACGAATATCAAATATATCAACGGCGATTTCAGCGTCAGCTTCCGCCTGCCGGAGGAGCATTATCTGGCTCATTACGGGCTTCCTGTTAAGGCAGACCCGGAGTTTCTGCAGGGGTTGTCGCTGGACCCGGGAGCGCTGGAGCAGATGTACCGGCTGGCCGGCGATGAATCCTCCGGGCAGTTCACCTGGATTGTGCCGGTCGGCAGCATCACCCGCCGCGAGCTGTACGGCTGTATGCTGATCTCATTGCCATACAGCTATATTCAGGATCTGCTCGGCGCGCCGCTGGAGTCGGGACAGCGGCAATACCTGCTTACGGACAATTCGCTTGAGGGTGATATCCTGATGGGCTTTCAGGGGGCAGAGGGAGATGATAAGCTCCGCGCTGCCCTGCTGCGTGCGGCTGCTGAACCGGGCAGCGGCAGATCCGGGAGCGGCTACGCTGAAGCGGGAAACTACTATTCTGCGCGGCAGGTCGGGCAGAATTGGACCCTGCTCGGCATCGTGCCGAAGAAGCATGTGCTGCTGCCGCTCTATCAGGTCTACCAGTGGACAGCCGGGGTGATGGGCTTGCTGCTGCTCGTGTCGACGCTGGTATCCAGCCGGGTGGCGCGTAATTTCTCCCGCCCGATTGAGCGGCTGGCCTCGCTGGTTGTGCGCAAAAAAAGCGACGGGGCCCATCTGAATATCCCGCCGCTCACGCGCGGGGATGAAATCGGCATTCTGTATGACGGCATGCGCGGGCTGCTGATGGAGATCCGCGAGGAGCAGGTGCTGAAGCGGGAGTATCATCTGCGGCTGCTGCAGTATCAGATCAATCCCCATTTCCTGTACAACAGCCTGGATACGATTAACTGGAAAGCGCTGGAGCACCGGGACCGCGAGCTGACCGGTATGATCGGCCATTTGACGGGGTTCCTCCGTGCCGGGCTGGACGGTCCTGATGTCGTCACCGTGGAGCAGGAGCTGAAGCATCTGAACAGCTATATCGGCATGCAGCAGATCCGCTATAAGGAGCAGTTCGCCATTACGGTGGATATGGAGCCGGGGCTGCTGAAGCAGCGGATCGTCAAGATTTCGCTCCAGCCGCTGGTGGAGAATGCGATTATGCACGGCATGAGCCGCCAGGCCGGAGGGAACCGGATTGAGATCAGGGGCCGGCGGGCAGACGAGGATAGCTATAGTATTGAAGTGTATGACAACGGCATGCTGCTTGATCTGGCCAAGGTGCAGCGCCTGCTGAATGAAAGAGAACCAGATCCGGCCTCCTTCGGCATCCGGAATGTGCATGAGCGGATCCGGCTGTATTTCGGCGAGGCGTTCGGAATTCAGGTTAATCTGCTGGAAGCGGGCAAAAGCTTCGAACTCCGGCTCCCTTTTACAAAGTACGGAAACGAATAG